GCTCTTGTCAGGGTGACTGTTTCCGCAGCAAGCTCCTATGACAGAGGAGTATTCAACTTCCGCTCTAAGGAGGGCCGTTCGGCCTCCGACCGCACTGCCCTTCCCGTTTCCTGGGGGGCGCGTGTGCGCGAGATGACCAAGGGCGCGAATGTCGCCCTGACTGCGCTCGGCGAGGACGCCGGTGCCGTGATCGTGCGGCTGAGCTGGAGCAGTCCCAGCGGTGAGGGCGACGCCGACGTGTCGGTACTGCTGCTCCGTGCGAACGGCCGGGTGGGCGGCAACGGCGACTTCTTCTTCTACAACAACCCGACGGCGGCGGACGGTTCCGTGGAGCTGCTCGGCCAGACCCCTACAGACAACGGCAGCGAGGACCGGATCAAGCTCGATCTGTCGGCGCTGCCCGCCGACGTGGGATGCGCGGTCGTCGCGGCGAGCCGCTACCGGCGCGCCGGGTTCGGCGAACTCGAGAACCTCCGGCTCACGCTCACCGACCGGACCGGCGAGGACATCATCGGCTTCTCCATCGGCGGGGCGTCCCAGGAGAGCGCGTTCGTCTTCGGGGAGATCTACCGGCGACAGGGCACGTGGAAGTTCCGGGCAGTGGGCCAGGGCTACGATTCCGGGCTCGCGGGCCTGGCGACGGACTACGGGATCGAGATCGACGAGGACGACGAAAACGACGCGGACACAGCGGGTGGCGGGGAGGACGTGCCTTCGCGGACGGTGGCGGTGCCAGGGGCCGGGGCGGTGGCGGTCTCGTGCGCGGCGGCAGCCGTCCCGCCCCAGGCGGCGCCGCCCGCACCGTCCCCCGGACAGCCCACCCCGTCGCCCCCCGGGCAGCCCGCACCGCCTCCCGCACGGCCCGCACCGCCCCCCGTGCAAAATGCGGTGTCCCCCGCGCAGCCCCCGCCGCGCCGACCACGTACGACCACGAAGAAGCGGACCACCCTCCCCAGAAGCACGCCCAAGCCGTCCCTGGCGGAGAACGATGCATGGCGGCAGGCGCGCCTCTTCCCCGTGCCGACGCTGAAGAGCGACAGGGACCGCGAGGTCCGGGCGACGTCGATCCTCCTCGCGGTGATGGCCCAGGTGCCGGAGTTCGGGCGGCGGCTGACCGCCGCGTTCGGAGCCCCCGCGGGCCGCATGGAGACCTTCACCGAGGTCGCGCTGCCGAACGCGGACCGGCCGCGGCGCCCCGACGGCGTCATCAGGGTGGAGCGTGCGGGAAAGCTCTGGACGGCGCTGGTGGAGACGAAGACCAACGGCAACCCGCTCAGGCCCGAACAGGTCCAGGACTACGTGGACATAGCCGCCCGGCGTGGCTACGAGGCGGTCGTCACGCTCTCCAACGACGTGGCGCTGGACGGCAGCCCGCCGGTCGACACGAAGGCCGACGGCCGCCGCCGGAACAAGGTCGCGCTCTGGCATCTGGCGTGGGCGGACGTGACGCACCAGGCGCAGCTCCTGCTCCTCCACGAGGGCGTACGCCAGGAGCCGCACGCCTGGCTGCTGCGCGAGCTCCTGCACTACCTCCAGCACGAGAACTCGGGTTGCCACGGCTTCCAGAACATGGGCCCCGCCTGGGTCCCGGTCCGCAACGGCATCGACGACGAGACCCTGGTCCCCGGCGACTCACGCGCGGTCCTCGTCGTCGAGAGCTGGGAGCGCCTGATCCGCCAGGTGTGCCTGCGGCTGGGCGGCGAGCTCGGCGAGAAGGTGACCCCCGTCCAGCGGGCCAAGCGCGGCACGGATCCCCACTCACGGCGTCTGGCGCTGGCCAGGTCCCTCTGCGAGGAGGGCAGGCTGCACGCCGAGATCAGGATCGACGGCGCACCCGGCACCCTGCGGATCACCGCGGATCTGCGCCTGAGCCGCCTCCGTACGTCGATGGCGGTCCCCGCGCCCGAGCAGGGCTACCCGCTCCCCTGGGTGAAGCGCCTGATGAAGCAGCTGTCCGACGCCCCCGCCGACCTCCATGTCCAGACGCTGATCCGCGGCGAGGTGCCGGGCCCGCGCGGCACCCTGGACAGGCTCCGCCCGGAACCGGCGGATCTGCTCCCCGCCCCCGGCAGCCCGATCACCGGATTACGCCTGTCCCTCTCCTGCGGCCTCGGCAGCACGCGCGGCAACGGGGAGTCGGGTTTCATCCGCAGTGTCGACCAGGCGGTGGAGATGTTCTATAAGGGAGTGATCATGAACGTGATGTGATGCGAGCAGGGATGCGAGCAGAGAGCCCCGGGCAGACAGCAACCCCGAAAGGACCAGGCATGAGCGAGGCCCCGCCCTACGTCGACGCCGAGGCGATGGCCCGGCTCGTCCCGATGTCCACGGCGATCGAGGCGGTGGAGGCCGCCCTTGGGACGGGCCTGGACCCGGAGAAGGAACCGCCGCGGGGAGTGGTGGACGTACCGGGCGGCCAGCTCTTGATGATGCCGTCGTCCACGCGGTCGTACACGGGGGTGAAGATCGCCACGGTCACCCCGCGGAACGCGGCCCGCGACCTGCCCCGCGTCCAGGGCGTGTACCTCCTCCTGGACGGAACGACCCACACGCCCGTCGCCCTGCTGGACGGCATCGCGCTGACGTCGCTGCGCACCCCCGCGGTGTCGGGCGCGGCGATCAGGCATCTGGCGGTCCCGGAGGCCGGCCGTCTCCTGGTCTTCGGCACCGGCCCTCAGGCCTGGGGCCATGTGGAGGCGGTACGCGCGGTGCGCCCGACCCTGGCGCACGTGGACGTGGTGGCACGGAACCCGGAACGGGTGGCGGCCTTCGTCGAGCGGTGCCGCGACGCGGGCCTGTCGGCGGCGCCCGCGACTCCGGCGGACGTCGCCACGGCCGACGTGGTCTGCTGCTGCACGACGGCCCGCGAACCGCTCTTCGACAGCGCACTGCTCCCGTCCCACGCGACGGTGGCGGCGGTGGGCTCACACGAACCGGACGCACGCGA
This Streptomyces sp. NBC_01283 DNA region includes the following protein-coding sequences:
- a CDS encoding ornithine cyclodeaminase family protein; translation: MSEAPPYVDAEAMARLVPMSTAIEAVEAALGTGLDPEKEPPRGVVDVPGGQLLMMPSSTRSYTGVKIATVTPRNAARDLPRVQGVYLLLDGTTHTPVALLDGIALTSLRTPAVSGAAIRHLAVPEAGRLLVFGTGPQAWGHVEAVRAVRPTLAHVDVVARNPERVAAFVERCRDAGLSAAPATPADVATADVVCCCTTAREPLFDSALLPSHATVAAVGSHEPDAREVDEKLLRRGLVVAESHEVAMRECGDIVLATASGAFDMNTLRTLDELVRGEVKLPDGQPRLFKSAGMAWEDLAVAAAVYEGVKAG
- a CDS encoding TerD family protein codes for the protein MTKGANVALTALGEDAGAVIVRLSWSSPSGEGDADVSVLLLRANGRVGGNGDFFFYNNPTAADGSVELLGQTPTDNGSEDRIKLDLSALPADVGCAVVAASRYRRAGFGELENLRLTLTDRTGEDIIGFSIGGASQESAFVFGEIYRRQGTWKFRAVGQGYDSGLAGLATDYGIEIDEDDENDADTAGGGEDVPSRTVAVPGAGAVAVSCAAAAVPPQAAPPAPSPGQPTPSPPGQPAPPPARPAPPPVQNAVSPAQPPPRRPRTTTKKRTTLPRSTPKPSLAENDAWRQARLFPVPTLKSDRDREVRATSILLAVMAQVPEFGRRLTAAFGAPAGRMETFTEVALPNADRPRRPDGVIRVERAGKLWTALVETKTNGNPLRPEQVQDYVDIAARRGYEAVVTLSNDVALDGSPPVDTKADGRRRNKVALWHLAWADVTHQAQLLLLHEGVRQEPHAWLLRELLHYLQHENSGCHGFQNMGPAWVPVRNGIDDETLVPGDSRAVLVVESWERLIRQVCLRLGGELGEKVTPVQRAKRGTDPHSRRLALARSLCEEGRLHAEIRIDGAPGTLRITADLRLSRLRTSMAVPAPEQGYPLPWVKRLMKQLSDAPADLHVQTLIRGEVPGPRGTLDRLRPEPADLLPAPGSPITGLRLSLSCGLGSTRGNGESGFIRSVDQAVEMFYKGVIMNVM